In one Rhopalosiphum padi isolate XX-2018 chromosome 3, ASM2088224v1, whole genome shotgun sequence genomic region, the following are encoded:
- the LOC132927399 gene encoding transketolase-like protein 2 — translation MANYHKMEASSVQTLKDLANKLRIDSIVATNASKSGHPTSCASMAEIMSVLFFHTMRYKVSSPKDAANDRFILSKGHAAPILYAAWAEAGLFPVSDLTNLRKIDSDLEGHPTPRLNFIDVGTGSLGQGLSVACGMAYVGKYFDKSSYRTFCLLGDGESAEGSVWEALNFASSYNLDNLVVIFDINRLGQSGPTPLQHDMEVYRQRLTAFGLNAIVVDGHDIEELTKAFHEASLTKGKPTAILAKTYKGKGFVNIEDAEKWHGTPLNDKTVKVLEEINGQIRNKKMPINIPKPVSDVPAINITNVHLSSPPNYTLGEKIATRVAYGTALAKIAENNNRVVALDADTKNSTYSDKIKVKYPERHIECFIAEQNMVGIAIGAACRDRTIAFVSTFATFFTRAFDQIRMGAISQTNVNFVGSHCGISIGEDGPSQMGLEDIALFRSIPGSTVFYPADAVSTERSIELAANTKGICFVRTSRPATAIIYKNDEVFEIGKAKVVKSSPSDKVLVIGAGVTLYEALSAAEDLEKSGINVRVIDPFTIKPLDAATIINNAKECGGRIITVEDHYAEGGLGEAVLSAVAEERDIVVRKLAVTDIPRSGPANVLLDLFGISAKNVVAAVKKFVN, via the exons ATGGCAAACTACCACAAAATGGAAGCGTCGTCCGTGCAGACGCTCAAGGATTTGGCCAACAAACTGAGGATCGACTCGATCGTAGCGACCAACGCTTCGAAATCCGG acACCCTACATCATGTGCTTCAATGGCAGAAATCATGTCTGTATTGTTTTTCCATACTATGCGTTACAAAGTTTCAAGTCCAAAAGATGCTGCTAATGACAGATTTATCTTGTCCAAAGGACATGCTGCTCCTATATTGTATGCAG CTTGGGCTGAAGCTGGTTTGTTCCCAGTATCTGATTTAACCAACTTAAGGAAAATTGATAGTGATTTGGAAGGACACCCGACACCACGTTTGAATTTCATTGATGTTGGTACTGGTTCTCTTGGACAAGGTCTTTCAGTTGCCTGTGGAATGGCCTATGTAGGAAAATACTTTGACAAATCATCATACag GACTTTTTGTTTGTTGGGTGATGGTGAAAGTGCAGAAGGTTCAGTTTGGGAAGCTTTGAACTTTGCGTCATCTTACAACTTGGACAATTTAGTGGTTATATTCGATATCAATCGTCTGGGTCAATCAGGACCAACACCTTTACAGCATGACATGGAAGTCTACAGACAAAGACTGACTGCTTTTGGACTTAATGCCATTGTCGTTGACGGACATGACATTGAAGAATTAACCAaa gcttTCCATGAAGCTTCATTAACAAAAGGAAAACCTACAGCTATTTTGGCAAAAACATACAAAGGCAAAGGTTTTGTCAACATTGAAGATGCTGAAAAATGGCACGGTACTCCATTGAATGACAAAACTGTTAAAGTTCtagaa GAAATCAATGGCCAAATCAGAAATAAGAAAATGCCAATTAATATACCAAAGCCTGTTTCCGATGTACCTGCTATAAATATTACCAATGTTCATTTATCTTCTCCACCCAACTACACACTTGGTGAAAAGATCGCAACACGTGTAGCATATGGTACAGCTTTGGCGAAAATTGCTGAAAACAATAACAGAGTCGTTGCTTTAGATGCAGACACAAAAAACTCAACATACTCTGACAAAATCAAAGtt AAATACCCAGAGAGAcatattgaatgttttattgCTGAACAAAACATGGTTGGTATTGCCATTGGAGCAGCATGCAGAGACCGAACAATTGCATTTGTTTCTACTTTCGCTACTTTCTTCACCCGAGCTTTTGATCAA ATTCGTATGGGTGCCATTTCTCAGACCAATGTCAACTTTGTTGGTTCACATTGTGGAATTAGTATTGGTGAAGATGGACCTAGTCAAATGGGTCTTGAAGATATCGCCTTATTCAGAAGTATCccag gttCTACTGTGTTTTACCCGGCTGATGCTGTGAGCACTGAACGTTCCATTGAATTAGCAGCAAATACAAAGGGCATTTGTTTCGTCCGTACTTCCAGACCAGCAACAgctattatttacaaaaatgatgAAGTTTttgaa ATTGGAAAAGCTAAAGTTGTCAAGAGTTCCCCTTCAGACAAAGTATTAGTAATTGGCGCTGGTGTAACACTCTATGAAGCATTAAGTGCTGCTGAAGATTTGGAAAAATCTGGCATTAACGTCCGTGTTATTGATCCATTCACTATTAAGCCACTTGACGCTGCTACAATCATAAACAATGCTAAAGAATGCGGTGGAAGAATTATTACAGTAGAAGATCATTACGCAgaag GTGGTTTGGGTGAAGCAGTTTTATCTGCTGTTGCTGAAGAAAGAGACATTGTTGTCAGAAAACTCGCTGTTACTGACATTCCTCGCTCTGGCCCAGCTAACGTGTTATTGGATCTATTCGGCATTAGTGCCAAAAATGTTGTTGCAGCAGTCAAGAAATTTGTTAACTGA
- the LOC132924427 gene encoding insulin-degrading enzyme-like produces the protein MLRRQGPQEWIHEEIKNVNAIEFQYKDEESPLYYVMNLTSRMIQYTLKDVLTAGYLIEEWKPELITELLSYFRPDNMRVTVISKTFQDQTNAEDKYYGTPFTLSKIPVETINFWLEDDICNDFKMPLKNKYIAHKFNLLPIENNEPEIPQIFYDSAILRCWLKKDTEFRLPKAYVSVKFFR, from the exons ATGTTAAGACGTCAAGGTCCTCAAGAATGGATCCACgaagaaatcaaaaatgttaatgcAATAGAATTTCAGTATAAAGACGAAGAAtcaccattatattatgtaatgaatcTTACTTCTCGGATGATA CAATATACATTGAAAGATGTTTTGACAGCTGGATATTTAATTGAAGAATGGAAACCAGAATTAATAACAGAgcttttatcttattttagaCCAGACAATATGAG AGTCACTGTTATTTCCAAAACATTTCAAGACCAGACTAATGCAGAGGACAAATATTACGGGACACCGTTTACACTATCTAAAATTCCAGTGGaaacaattaat ttttggcTCGAAGATGATATTTGCAACGATTTTAAAATGCCATTAAAGAACAAATACATTGCTCATAAATTTAACCTATTGCCAATTGAAAATAAC GAACCCGAAATcccacaaatattttatgattctgCGATTCTGAGATGCTGGCTAAAAAAAGATACTGAATTCAGATTACCCAAAGCATATGTTTCAGTTAAATTTTTCAGGTAA
- the LOC132924992 gene encoding insulin-degrading enzyme-like — translation MPGAPLNSFHPIIILNGFDHKIHGLLKKTIEALLTFRIHPRRLELNKKEKIRDQNNIEKVQPYYRAMQYTEMILTDIAWSPSEIINSIQDIDVDSYRDVMNKFWSHLHMESLMYGNIDKSMAQNLVRELEKPFLSNRNFRPVSLQEMIRIREVEINDGENLVYEKTTAFHNNSAVVFNLQCGIQNTKDNMVVSLFNEIIEESCFNVLRTQVKAV, via the exons ATGCCGGGCGCACCACTTAATAGCTTTCATCCTATC attatactTAACGGTTTCGATCACAAGATACATggattattgaaaaaaactattgaaGCACTATTGACGTTCAGGATTCATCCAAGACGACTTGAACTTAATAAAAaagaa AAAATTCGAGATCAGAATAATATCGAGAAGGTACAGCCGTATTACAGGGCAATGCAGTATACAGAGATGATTTTAACAGACATCGCATGGAGTCCTagtgaaattataaattcaattcaaG ACATTGACGTGGACAGCTATCGAGACGTCATGAATAAGTTTTGGTCACATTTGCACATGGAATCATTAATGTATGGTAACATAGATAAATcc atggcacaAAACCTTGTCCGCGAATTGGAGAAGCCATTTTTGAGCAATAGAAATTTTCGCCCAGTATCGCTACAAGAAATGATCAGAATAAGAGAAGTCGAAATTAACGATG GTGAGAACTTGGTGTACGAAAAAACAACTGCATTTCATAACAACTCGGCTGTTGTTTTTAATCTACAATGCGGTATTCAGAATACGAAGGATAACATGGTAGTTAGCCTGTTTAATGAAATCATCGAAGAGTCGTGCTTTAACGTTTTGCGTACACAGGTAAAGGcggtttga